The following proteins are co-located in the Polymorphospora rubra genome:
- a CDS encoding hemerythrin domain-containing protein — translation MTLPPLPHTGDDAAHDPGGRSIVDVLTEEHERITALCRELAGGTVSSTGAPHRRRDLVEVLTATLSRHLSAEEQYLYPSVRAALGDGDQLAEREVAADVELLTALRVLEGAADDDPRFAELTGAVTAGLDRHVRAADGTLFPRLREVSTMEDLIRLGNRVEIAEEAAPTRPHPGAPHTPPWNKVVEPALGVVDKVRDAAGGRTTYPEDLT, via the coding sequence ATGACCCTGCCGCCGCTGCCGCACACCGGCGACGACGCGGCGCACGATCCGGGTGGCCGCAGCATCGTCGACGTACTCACCGAGGAACACGAGCGGATCACCGCGCTGTGCCGCGAGCTGGCCGGCGGTACGGTGTCGTCCACGGGCGCGCCACACCGGCGGCGTGACCTGGTCGAGGTGCTGACCGCCACGCTGAGCCGGCATCTGTCGGCGGAGGAGCAGTACCTCTATCCGAGCGTGCGGGCCGCGCTCGGCGACGGCGACCAGCTCGCCGAGCGCGAGGTCGCCGCCGATGTCGAACTGCTGACCGCGCTGCGGGTGCTGGAGGGCGCCGCCGACGACGATCCGCGGTTCGCGGAGCTGACCGGCGCCGTCACGGCCGGGCTCGACCGGCACGTCCGGGCGGCCGACGGCACGCTGTTCCCCAGACTGCGTGAGGTGTCCACGATGGAGGACCTGATCAGGCTGGGCAACCGGGTCGAGATCGCCGAGGAGGCGGCGCCGACCCGGCCGCATCCGGGTGCCCCGCACACGCCGCCGTGGAACAAGGTCGTCGAGCCGGCGCTCGGCGTCGTCGACAAGGTTCGGGACGCGGCCGGTGGGCGGACGACGTACCCGGAGGACCTGACCTAG
- a CDS encoding LysR family transcriptional regulator — translation MNLELRHLKVVCAIAETGSVTKAASMLGLAQPALTAQLQRIERTLGGPLFERDRRGARPTALGELVLARSRVLLPAMKGLQDEAARLAGTGTAMSYRFGGVNSPILGGILHRLGADQPHAQLSTYASWYVDELAQMVLGGRLDYALAGVCGDATPSTEYALTWRTVSVDPVFVMLPEAHPLAAATEVPLDALADEHWAAAPGDGCFSECFATACARAGFTPRKIYETDIRSCIDLVDAGEAVALCQATFRPVSGLVVRPMAGAPLRWRLLLGWHPDAPAARIADQVLGHAMSAYNDSLDRNSLYRTWLEQNPNFGVQQMAAA, via the coding sequence ATGAACCTGGAGCTGCGTCACCTGAAGGTGGTCTGCGCGATCGCGGAGACGGGCAGCGTCACGAAGGCCGCCTCCATGCTCGGGCTGGCCCAGCCGGCCCTCACCGCACAACTGCAACGCATCGAACGGACGCTCGGCGGGCCGCTGTTCGAACGCGACCGCCGGGGCGCCCGCCCGACCGCCCTCGGCGAACTGGTGCTCGCCCGGTCCCGGGTACTGCTGCCCGCGATGAAGGGACTCCAGGACGAGGCCGCCCGGCTCGCCGGCACCGGCACCGCCATGAGTTACCGGTTCGGCGGGGTCAACAGCCCCATCCTCGGCGGCATCCTGCACCGGCTCGGCGCCGACCAGCCACACGCCCAGCTCAGCACGTACGCGTCCTGGTACGTCGACGAACTCGCGCAGATGGTCCTCGGCGGACGGTTGGACTACGCGCTGGCCGGCGTCTGCGGCGACGCGACACCGTCCACCGAATACGCCCTGACCTGGCGGACGGTCTCCGTCGACCCGGTCTTCGTGATGCTCCCGGAGGCCCACCCGCTCGCCGCCGCCACCGAGGTTCCCCTCGACGCGCTCGCCGACGAGCACTGGGCCGCCGCCCCCGGCGACGGCTGCTTCAGCGAGTGTTTCGCCACCGCCTGCGCCCGCGCCGGCTTCACCCCCCGCAAGATCTACGAGACCGACATCCGCAGCTGCATCGACCTGGTCGACGCCGGTGAGGCGGTGGCGCTGTGCCAGGCCACCTTCCGGCCCGTCAGCGGCCTGGTGGTCCGCCCGATGGCGGGCGCCCCGCTGCGCTGGCGGCTGCTGCTGGGCTGGCACCCCGACGCCCCCGCGGCCCGGATCGCCGACCAGGTGCTCGGACACGCGATGAGCGCGTACAACGATTCACTGGACCGCAACTCGCTCTACCGCACCTGGTTGGAGCAGAACCCGAACTTCGGCGTACAGCAGATGGCGGCCGCCTGA
- a CDS encoding S1 family peptidase gives MNRHLAAAAAVLLLPVGVLAATATPAAAAPAPHAAPAPAAADAASPEMFAAMQRDLGLTAEQARTRLARDAAASRTEADLRKTLGGAFGGAWLTADASSFVVGVTDAKQAATVRAAGAEARIVSRSAAQLDAAKAKLDGSAAKTSATSVAGWYVDVATNTVVVLARGGTAAATDFVRASGVDAAAVRVVASTEAPKTLYDVRGGDAYYMGGRCSVGFSVTGGFVTAGHCGTVGTPTQGYNNVSQGTFRGSSFPGNDYAWVQTNSNWTPQPWVNNYAGGNVIVAGNTEAAVGASVCRSGSTTGWRCGTVQAKNSTVYYAEGTVSGLTRTTACAEPGDSGGSWLAGQQAQGVTSGGSGNCSVGGTTYFQPLNEILSAYGLTLRTSGGGDPNPPTGCSGHEFTYTGSLSSGGNAYQPGGTYYYSSTSGQHRGCLDGPNGTDFDLYLQKWNGASWVNVASGTSTGPDESVTYSGTAGYYRYRVHAYSGSGSYTLGLTNP, from the coding sequence ATGAACCGACACCTAGCCGCGGCGGCAGCGGTACTCCTGCTGCCCGTCGGCGTACTCGCGGCCACGGCCACCCCGGCCGCCGCCGCCCCCGCTCCCCACGCCGCCCCCGCACCGGCGGCCGCCGACGCCGCCTCGCCGGAGATGTTCGCCGCGATGCAGCGCGACCTCGGCCTCACCGCCGAGCAGGCCCGCACCCGGCTCGCCAGGGACGCCGCGGCCAGCCGTACCGAGGCCGACCTGCGCAAGACGCTCGGCGGCGCCTTCGGCGGCGCCTGGCTGACCGCGGACGCCTCCTCGTTCGTCGTCGGCGTCACCGACGCGAAGCAGGCCGCCACGGTCCGCGCCGCCGGCGCCGAGGCCCGGATCGTCAGCCGCAGCGCCGCCCAGCTCGACGCGGCCAAGGCGAAGCTGGACGGCAGCGCCGCCAAGACCTCCGCCACCTCGGTCGCCGGCTGGTACGTCGACGTCGCCACCAACACCGTCGTCGTCCTCGCCCGCGGCGGCACCGCGGCCGCCACGGACTTCGTCAGGGCCAGCGGTGTCGACGCGGCCGCCGTCCGGGTCGTCGCCTCGACCGAGGCCCCGAAGACGCTGTACGACGTACGCGGCGGGGACGCCTACTACATGGGCGGCCGCTGCTCGGTCGGCTTCTCGGTCACCGGCGGTTTCGTCACCGCCGGCCACTGCGGCACCGTCGGCACCCCCACCCAGGGCTACAACAACGTCTCCCAGGGCACCTTCCGCGGCTCGTCGTTCCCCGGCAACGACTACGCCTGGGTGCAGACGAACTCCAACTGGACCCCGCAGCCGTGGGTCAACAACTACGCCGGCGGCAACGTGATCGTCGCCGGTAACACCGAGGCCGCGGTCGGCGCGTCGGTCTGCCGGTCCGGTTCCACCACCGGCTGGCGGTGCGGCACCGTCCAGGCCAAGAACTCCACCGTCTACTACGCCGAGGGCACGGTCAGCGGCCTGACCCGGACCACCGCGTGCGCCGAGCCCGGCGACTCCGGCGGCTCGTGGCTCGCCGGCCAGCAGGCGCAGGGCGTCACCTCCGGCGGCTCCGGCAACTGCAGCGTCGGCGGTACGACGTACTTCCAGCCGCTGAACGAGATCCTGTCGGCGTACGGCCTGACCCTGCGTACCTCGGGCGGCGGCGACCCGAACCCGCCGACCGGCTGCAGCGGCCACGAGTTCACGTACACCGGCTCGCTGAGCAGCGGCGGCAACGCCTACCAGCCGGGCGGCACGTACTACTACTCGTCGACCTCCGGCCAGCACCGCGGCTGCCTGGACGGGCCGAACGGCACCGACTTCGACCTGTACCTGCAGAAGTGGAACGGCGCCAGCTGGGTGAACGTGGCCAGCGGCACCTCGACCGGCCCGGACGAGTCGGTCACCTACTCCGGCACCGCCGGCTACTACCGCTACCGGGTGCACGCGTACAGCGGCTCCGGCAGCTACACCCTGGGCCTGACCAACCCGTAA
- a CDS encoding orotate phosphoribosyltransferase, with the protein MNLDDLARRVHATARLTGRFELRSGRVTDDYFDKYQFEADPVLLDALAGELAALVPADTEVLAGLEMGGIAVVTALGRHTGLPCAFVRKAAKPYGTARLAEGADVAGRRVLVVEDVVTSGGQVAVSTRRLRELGARIDAALCVIDRQEGGAEALAAEEIGLRALLRRADLERAAGGAGS; encoded by the coding sequence GTGAATCTTGACGATCTTGCGCGCCGGGTCCATGCCACCGCACGGCTCACCGGCCGGTTCGAGTTGCGTTCCGGCCGGGTGACCGACGATTACTTCGACAAGTACCAGTTCGAGGCCGATCCGGTGCTGCTGGATGCGTTGGCCGGGGAACTGGCCGCGCTGGTGCCGGCCGACACCGAGGTGCTGGCCGGCCTGGAGATGGGCGGCATCGCCGTGGTGACCGCGTTGGGACGGCACACCGGGCTGCCGTGTGCGTTCGTCCGCAAGGCGGCGAAGCCCTACGGCACGGCCCGGCTGGCCGAGGGCGCGGACGTCGCCGGTCGCCGGGTACTGGTCGTCGAGGACGTGGTGACCTCCGGCGGGCAGGTGGCGGTCTCGACGCGGCGGCTGCGCGAACTCGGCGCCCGGATCGACGCCGCGCTGTGCGTGATCGATCGCCAGGAGGGTGGGGCCGAGGCGCTGGCGGCCGAGGAGATCGGGCTACGGGCGCTGCTGCGCCGGGCCGATCTGGAGAGGGCGGCCGGCGGCGCCGGTTCCTGA
- a CDS encoding DUF3140 domain-containing protein — MPTPDRTDPEVNELWDDFHAYVNVDSGQLRNWLLVRASNEDGFPGPPEQTMPQPGGAILDILGRRKVDLTDGDLDVMRTTVDQIQDLLADRPANGATDDRWRHALLDLGHDPLRAT, encoded by the coding sequence ATGCCCACACCGGACCGCACCGACCCGGAGGTCAACGAGCTCTGGGACGACTTCCACGCGTACGTCAACGTCGACTCGGGGCAGTTGCGGAACTGGTTGCTGGTCCGCGCCTCCAACGAGGACGGCTTTCCCGGCCCGCCGGAGCAGACGATGCCGCAGCCGGGCGGGGCGATCCTCGACATCCTCGGCCGGCGCAAGGTCGACCTGACCGACGGCGACCTGGACGTGATGCGTACGACGGTGGACCAGATCCAGGACCTGCTCGCCGACCGGCCGGCCAACGGCGCCACCGACGACCGGTGGCGCCACGCCCTCCTCGACCTCGGCCACGACCCGCTGCGCGCCACCTGA
- a CDS encoding ATP-dependent Clp protease ATP-binding subunit, which yields MSSGPLGPGEPGSDPWDEFLSRYFGRGEPRRPSNRVDITRLMSADARELLTDAARRAAQSGSADLDTDHLLWAALQRQPLRDLVRRAGADPDPLLASLDGPGEAPRGDIPSNMSLTPAAKRALLDAHQLSRAIGVTYIGPEHILMALPLNPESPAGRMLAAGRVQPESLQAASAERAGARNGHGTPTLDQYAQDLTELAREGQIDPVIGRADEIEQAVEILSRRTKNNPVLIGEAGVGKTAIVEGLAQRIVDGEVPQTLVGMRVVQLDLAGLVAGTRYRGDFEERLKKVIDEIREHGEELIVFLDELHTLVGAGGSGAEGGMDASNMLKPALARGQLRVVGATTLDEYRRHIEKDAALARRFQAVLIPEPSVEDTVAILRGLRDRYEAHHQVRFTDEALVAAAELSDRYVTDRFLPDKAIDLIDQAGARVRLQTRTPAADVRDLERQVEQLKRDKDQAVADEQYERASSLRDRLREARDRFETARGGGDGRVPQVRTQEIAEVVSRATGIPVNQLTEEERDRLLRLETHLHERVVGQDDAVSAVAEAVRRSRTGLADPDRPMGSFLFLGPTGVGKTELARALAEALFGESERMVRFDMSEFQEKHTVSRLVGAPPGYVGYEEAGQLTEAVRRRPYAVVLFDEIEKAHPDIFNILLQVLDEGRLTDSQGRTVNFRNTVMIMTSNLGSDLITGSRRSVGFGTEGEGGGEDRDLRERLMRLLQESFRPEFLNRIDEVIIFRRLEEQQLRQITELMLEETRRRLHAQNITVDLTTAAVDWIAEHGHEPRFGARPMRRTIQREVDNRLSRMLLDGTLSAGQRVRVDARDGDLVFDVSGTEAAGRHPEPASISGR from the coding sequence ATGAGCAGTGGACCGTTGGGACCCGGCGAGCCCGGCAGCGACCCGTGGGACGAGTTCCTGTCCCGGTACTTCGGCCGCGGTGAACCCCGTCGCCCGAGCAACCGCGTCGACATCACCCGGTTGATGAGCGCGGACGCCCGGGAGCTGCTGACCGACGCCGCCCGCCGGGCCGCCCAGTCCGGCAGCGCCGACCTCGACACCGACCATCTGCTGTGGGCGGCCCTGCAACGGCAGCCGCTGCGTGACCTGGTCCGGCGCGCCGGCGCCGACCCCGACCCCCTGCTCGCCTCGCTCGACGGTCCCGGCGAGGCGCCCCGCGGCGACATCCCGTCGAACATGTCGCTCACCCCGGCCGCCAAGCGGGCCCTGCTCGACGCCCACCAGCTTTCCCGGGCGATCGGCGTCACCTACATCGGACCCGAGCACATCCTGATGGCCCTGCCGCTCAACCCGGAGTCGCCGGCCGGCCGGATGCTCGCCGCCGGCCGGGTGCAGCCCGAGTCGTTGCAGGCCGCCAGCGCCGAACGCGCCGGCGCCCGCAACGGGCACGGCACCCCCACCCTCGACCAGTACGCCCAGGACCTCACCGAACTGGCCCGCGAAGGGCAGATCGACCCGGTCATCGGCCGTGCCGACGAGATCGAACAGGCCGTGGAGATCCTGTCCCGGCGTACGAAGAACAACCCGGTGCTCATCGGCGAGGCCGGGGTCGGCAAGACCGCGATCGTCGAGGGGCTCGCCCAGCGGATCGTCGACGGGGAGGTCCCGCAGACCCTTGTCGGCATGCGGGTCGTCCAGCTCGACCTGGCCGGGCTGGTCGCCGGCACCCGCTACCGCGGCGACTTCGAGGAGCGGCTCAAGAAGGTCATCGACGAGATCCGCGAGCACGGCGAGGAACTGATCGTCTTCCTCGACGAGTTGCACACCCTGGTCGGTGCCGGCGGCAGCGGGGCCGAGGGCGGGATGGACGCCAGCAACATGCTCAAGCCGGCGCTCGCCCGTGGCCAGCTGCGGGTGGTCGGGGCGACCACGCTCGACGAGTACCGCCGGCACATCGAGAAGGACGCGGCGCTGGCCCGCCGCTTCCAGGCGGTCCTGATCCCGGAGCCGAGCGTCGAGGACACCGTCGCCATCCTGCGCGGGCTGCGCGACCGGTACGAGGCCCACCACCAGGTGCGGTTCACCGACGAGGCGCTGGTCGCCGCCGCCGAACTGTCCGACCGCTACGTCACCGACCGCTTCCTGCCCGACAAGGCCATCGACCTCATCGACCAGGCCGGTGCCCGGGTACGGCTGCAGACCCGTACCCCGGCCGCCGACGTACGCGACCTCGAACGGCAGGTGGAGCAGCTCAAACGGGACAAGGACCAGGCGGTCGCCGACGAGCAGTACGAGCGGGCGTCGTCGCTGCGGGACCGGCTGCGCGAGGCCCGGGACCGGTTCGAGACCGCCCGTGGCGGCGGCGACGGCCGGGTGCCGCAGGTACGCACCCAGGAGATCGCCGAGGTGGTGTCACGGGCCACCGGCATCCCGGTCAACCAGCTCACCGAGGAGGAACGCGACCGGCTGCTGCGGCTGGAGACCCACCTGCACGAGCGGGTCGTCGGGCAGGACGACGCGGTCAGCGCGGTCGCCGAGGCGGTCCGCCGCTCGCGTACCGGCCTGGCCGACCCGGACCGGCCGATGGGCAGCTTCCTGTTCCTCGGCCCGACCGGCGTCGGCAAGACCGAGTTGGCGCGGGCGCTGGCCGAGGCGCTGTTCGGCGAGTCGGAGCGGATGGTGCGCTTCGACATGAGCGAGTTCCAGGAGAAACACACCGTCAGCCGGCTGGTCGGCGCGCCGCCGGGCTACGTCGGGTACGAGGAGGCCGGGCAGCTCACCGAGGCGGTGCGCCGCCGCCCGTACGCCGTCGTGCTCTTCGACGAGATCGAGAAGGCGCATCCGGACATCTTCAACATCCTGCTCCAGGTGCTCGACGAGGGACGACTGACCGACAGTCAGGGGCGGACGGTCAACTTCCGCAACACCGTCATGATCATGACCAGCAACCTCGGTTCCGACCTGATCACCGGCAGCCGGCGCAGCGTCGGCTTCGGCACCGAGGGCGAGGGCGGGGGAGAGGACCGCGACCTGCGGGAGCGGCTGATGCGCCTGCTCCAGGAGTCGTTCCGGCCGGAGTTCCTCAACCGGATCGACGAGGTGATCATCTTCCGTCGGCTGGAGGAGCAGCAGCTGCGTCAGATCACCGAACTGATGCTCGAGGAGACCCGGCGGCGGCTGCACGCCCAGAACATCACCGTCGACCTCACCACCGCCGCCGTCGACTGGATCGCCGAGCACGGCCACGAACCGCGCTTCGGCGCCCGGCCGATGCGCCGTACGATCCAGCGCGAGGTCGACAACCGGCTGTCCCGGATGCTGCTCGACGGGACCCTGTCGGCCGGTCAGCGGGTACGCGTCGACGCCCGCGACGGCGACCTGGTCTTCGACGTCTCGGGCACCGAGGCGGCCGGCCGACATCCCGAACCCGCCTCCATCTCCGGCCGCTGA